The Candidatus Krumholzibacteriota bacterium sequence GGTATGGGGACGGCCATGTCGTTCGGACTGGCCGTTCCGGCGACGATCGCGCTCGCCGGGTTCATCCCCGGTGTCGGATTCGGCGTTCTCGCCGTCGCCGCTTCGGGCGCCACGCTCTGTTTGCTGCTGCTCGACCGCCGATCGAGCGATCGGCGGCGCGGAACGGCGACGGAGCTCGTCGGCGTCTTCGCCGGCGGGGATCGTCTGGGGAGCGGGGAACGGTCCGCAAGGTTTCTCCTCGTCGCGCTGATCTTCGCGGCGTGCGCCGTTTTCTTCCAGGGAACGGGGGAACTCGGCGCGGGAAGCGACGGTCCCGATCATGTCTCCTTCGTTCGCCGCGCCATCGAGACGGGAAATCCCTTTCCCGGGGATTCCTTCTTTCGCGAGGGGGACGGCGTCGTTCCCGACGCCCGGAAGGGGCTCTGGCACGGCGCGATGGCGATCTGGGCAAAGCAGGCCGACGCCGATCCCGTCCTGCTCTGGCGGGCAGCTCCTGCGGCGCTCGCGGCATGCCACCTGATCCTCTTCCTCTTCTTCGCGCGCGCCGTCACTGGATCGGCGCTCCTCTCGTTGCTTGCCGCGGTCTTCTTCCTCGTCTTCTATCGCGGCGAGGGGTTCGTCTGGCTCACGAAGGCGGCATTCAGCCGCAATGTCGCGCAGGCGATGCTCTGGGGCGCGGCCGGAAACGCGATCCTGTTCCTCCGGGGCGGCGACCGCCGTCGCCTCGCCGCGGCGGCATTCGTTTCCGTCGCCGGGTGCGCAGTCCACCTGATCTTCGCCCCGCTGCTCGGGATGTTCCTTCTCGGACTCGCCGTGCACGCACTGCGGCGCGGCGGCGGGGGAGGGGCGAGGCGGCGGGTCGTCGAGACCGCGGCCGTCCTTCTCCTCGCAGCGTCGGTTGCGACGGCGGTCCGGCTGATACGGACCTTTTCTTTCGGCAACGAGATCCATGCGCACATGCAGGGCATGCTCCTGCTCGGCGGCGGTCTCGTCGTCCTCGATCCGGTCGAGCTTTTGTCCCGGATGCACGCAGTCTTCTTCTTCGTCGTCGCCGGGGCGATCTTCCTCGCGCCGCCCTTCACCTCCCGGAAAAACGTCTCTCTCGCGTCGGCCCTCTTCTGGCCGCCGGTGATCTTCGTCCTCTTTCCCCCGACGGCGACCCTTCTCGAGAGGATCCTCGGGTATCTCCACTACCGTATCCTCTACGCGGCGCCGGTGATGTGCATGCTGGCGATCGTTCTCGCACGGCTCGCGGGGATCGTCCTGGCCGGAACGCGGGGGAAAAGCGGATCGGGACGGATCGCCGGGCGGGTCGCCGCCCTCGCGGCGCTCGTTTTCTTCGCCGCTGTCCCGCTCAGGTTCGGCCTGAAGGACGCGGTCTCCGCGGTCCGGGAGATGCCTAAGGCATCGGAAACGCCGGCGGCCGGGGAGCAAATCGCGGATCTCCTGCGCGGTCACGGCCGGCCGGGCTCCGTCGTCATCTCCGATCCGAGGACATCGTACCTGATATCGGCCTACACCGATCTCTTCGTCGCGACGATCGACGGGCAGCACGGTTCGCCGGCCGACACGGCGGCGGCAACCCGTTTACGCGAGACGCGGGACCTGTTCTCGCCCTTCGTGCCGATCGCGGCGAGCGTGCCCTGGCTTCGCGCGACCGGCGCGGATCTCCTCCTCCTCGATACGGGGATGCCGGCCGATTTCTTCGGCACGATGCCGGCGACCGGCGCCGGCCCCGTGCTCGAGAAGATGCGCCGATGCGCCCTGTTCGACGAGATCGACCGGCGAAACGGACTCGTCCTCTTCGACCTGCGTCTGGACGGCGGGCTCTCCGCCGCCGACTCGGCGAGCGTCCTTCGCGCCGATCGCGGCGATGCGTGTCCCGAGGGAAGCGTCCGGGGCGGGGCGGCGGCGGTCGGCGAGACGATCCGTCTCGAGGGTATCTGCCTGGAGCGGTCGACGGTCGCCCCCGGGGACACCCTGCGGGGAACCTTCCTCTGGTCGATCGGAGAGCCCGTGTTCTTCGGTTTGCCGATCGCCTGGACGCTCCGGCTCGACGCCCCCGAGTCGCGGGGGACGTGGCATCGTCCATGGTACGGAAAGCAGTACCGGCGGATCGTCGAGCGGCGTGACGGTCGTTTTCGCCGCGCGACCTTTTCCGGACTCGTCGGGGCGGCCGGCCTCCGGCCGGACGGATGGGAGACGGGGAGTCCCGCCTACCGCGAGGCATTCGCCGTGTTCCTCCCTTCGTCGATGGCGGCGGGAGAGTGGACGATGCGGGTGACCGTGAGGCGGGTGCCCTACATGGACAACCGGACGATCGCAGACTACCTGCGGAGCGAGGACTCCTTCCACGGCGCTGTCGTCGGTGCGATCGTCGTCGGGTTGGAAGGCGGGATCGAGGGGGGAGAAGCCGATGCTCCCTGAGTCGCCGGCGGATCGGTCGACGATCCTCCTCTTCTCCGATGCGCCCTATGCCGGCGGCGCGGAACGCTACCTGTCGCTCCTTGCCGGGGGACTCGACCGGGCCCGCTTCGATCCCGCGCTCGTCATCGCCTCGAGGGGGCGGCTCGACGCTCTCCGGCGCGACGCCGAACAAGCGGGCGTGGCCGTGCACGAGACGGGGCCGGTCGATTCCGCGCGCGGTCTCTCCGCGTTCCGCCGGCTGACAAGGCGGCTTTGCCCGGCGATCCTCCATCTCAACCTGCCCGGACCGTTCAACGCCGCCTGCGGTCTCGTCGCCCCGGTCGGCCGGCTCTCGGGCGCGCGTCACGTCGTCTCGACCGAGCACCTGCCGATGGTGCCCTCCTTCGCCAGGGCGCGCCTGCTCCGGGGCATCGGGGGCCGCTTCATCGAACGCGTCCTCACGGTGAGCGAGGACAACCGGGGCCACCTCGCGCGGATCCATCGCGTCGATCCCGCCCGGGTGCGCGTCGTTCGCATCGGCGTCCCCGATCCGGGCCCCGTGTCGCCGGCGGGCTTGAGAAAGCAAACGGGGATCGGGTCGAGCGCCTTCGTTCTCATCGCCGTGGGGGCGCTCGAGGAGCGGAAGGGACATCGACACGCGATCGACGCCCTCGGCCTGCTGCCGGGAGATGTGCACCTCTTCGTCGCCGGGAGCGGGGAAGCTCGCGAGAAACTCTCCGCGCGCGCGGCGGCGGCGGGTGTCGCCGGACGCGTTCATTTCCTCGGGCAGCGAACCGACGTTTCGTCGCTTCTCGCCGACGCGGACTGCCTCGTCCTCTCGAGCGAGCTCGAGGCGACGCCCTACGTCATCGTGGAGGCGATGGCGGCGGGTCTTCCCGTGGTCGCGAGCGGCATCTTCGGCATCCCCGAGCTCGTGGAGGAAGGCGTGACGGGCCTGCTCGTGCCGCCGGGCGACCCGGCCGCGATCGCAAGAGCGATCGCGGCGCTCGCCGCGGACCCCGCCATCCGCCGGCGCATGGGGGCGGCGGCGAGGCGGCGATACGAGGAGCGATTCACGCTGGAGCGATTCGTCGCCGAGACCGTCGCCGTCTACCGGGAACTGCTCGATGCGACGAAGGGGGGGGACGCGTGAAGATACTGCTCGCCCTCTCCTGGGCTCCGTGGCCCGTCAGGCGGGGAACCGACCGGCTCATGATGAACCTCGCCGGGGGACTCGCAAAAGGCCACGAGGTCTTCCTCGTCACGATGGCGCTCGATCGGGCGGGGCTCCGCGAGGTGGAGGATGCGGCCCAGACTGGCGTGCGCGTCAGGGCGATCCTCGCGCCGAATCGCCGGAGCGCGCTCCACCGTGCAGCCTACCGCGTCCGCAACGCCGCGCTGCGCCGGCTTGCCCGCGTGCCGCGGCAGACCCTCTACGCGGCGCCTCCCGCGTTCCTCGATGCCGTCAGGAGGACGGCACGCGTGGAGGCGATCGATGCCGTCATCGCGTCCTACTGGCACCTGTACCGGCTGGCGGGGACGACCGGCGCCCCGATCGAGGCCTTGTTGACCCATGACATCGATTTCCGCGTACACGAGGAACGCATCGCCCGGGGGCTGTCGACGTTGCCTCCGGGGGAGGCGGAACGGCGCGAGCGCATCGAACGGGAGGCGTATCGCCGGTACCGGCGGATCGTCACCGTCACACCGCGCGACGCGGAGACGCTCAAGGAACTCGACGAGACGCGCGGCGCGACGATCCTGCCGCTGCCGCTCGCGATGGATCTCGACCGGTTCCGCCCCGGCGGTGGGCGGCGGGAGACGGACACGATCCTTCTCCTCGGCTCCTTCGACGCCGATTTCAACCGCGACGCCCTCTCCTTCTTCGCGCGGGACGTGCTGCCGATCGTGCGGCGAACGAGGCCGACTGCGCGTCTTCTCGTCGTGGGGCACCACGCAAACGGCGACCTGCGGCGCGAAGCCGGCGGGGGCGTCGAGTTCGCCGGGGGCGTACCCGATATCCGCTTGCATCTCGCCTCGTGCGCGCTCATGGTCTTGCCGCTCCGATTCGGCGGCGGGGTGCGCATCCGGATGATGGAAGCGGCGGCGATGGGAACGCCCGTCGTGAGCACAGGGATCGGCGTCGGCGGCATGGGACTCGTGCCGGGGCGGGAATACCTCGAGGCAAACGATCCGGCGGCGATGGCGGAGGCCGTTGTCTCGTTGCTCGATGACGGCGATCTCGCCGCGCGCATCGGCCTCGGCGCCAGGAACTGGGCCGAGCGGACGATCTCGATGGCCGATTATCCCGAACGGCTCGACCGGATGCTCGACCGACTCTCGGAGAACCGTCCCGGCGATCGCGCGTAGTTTTCCCGGTGGTCGCGGACGCCGCGTCGACAGAGCGGCCGGTTCGTCAGTTTCCGATCCGGCGCGACACGTCGACCCGCGGCATGTAATCGTCTACCGGGGGGAAGTTGTCGAGGTTGCGGCCGATCGCCGCCTCGAGGAAGGCGTTCGTCCACCGGAAGATGTCGTACCGACGGACTGCAAGGCGAAGCCGCTGCATCCGTTCCTTCCGCTCGTCGGCGGGCATGGTGAAGGCACGGTGGATCGCGGCGGCGACCTCCTCGATATGATAGGGATTGACGAGTATCGCCCCCTTCTGGAGCTGGGCGGCCGCGCCGGCGAATTCGGAGAGGATCAGGACGCCCTTGCCCTCGATGCTGGCCGCGCAGTACTCCTTGGCGACGAGGTTCATCCCGTCCTTGATGGGAGTGATGAGGGCGATCTCCGCGGTGCGGTAATACGCGAAAAGCTCCGTCTTCTCGAGGGGACGGTGGATGTAGTGGATCGGGACCCAGCCCGAGCTCGTGTACCGGCCGTTGATGTCGCTCACGAGCTGCTCGATCTCGATCTTCAGCTCCTGATAGCGCGGGATGGAGCGCCTGCTCGGAACGACGACCTGGACGAGCGTGACCTTCCGGTGGAACTCGGGATGCGACTGGAGGAACCGGTCGAACGCCTTCAGGCGCAGGGGGATCCCCTTCGTGTAATCGAGCCGGTCGATACCGAGGATGATCTTGCCGTTCGGGATGTACTCGTGTATGTACCACGCCTCGTCGGCCACCGTCCGGGAATCGGCGATCCCCTCGAAGGCGCGATAGTCGATCCCGATGGGAAAGGCCCCGACGCGGATACGGTGCTTGCCGAAACGGATCTCCTGCACCTGGCCGGCGCCGCGGACGCTGACCCCGTCGACGAGCGAGCGGACGCAGTTGATGAAGTTGCGGCGGTCGCGGAGGGTCTGGAACCCGATGAGGTCGTAGTCGAGGACGGCGCGGAGGAGCTCGGTCCGCCAGGGGAACTTGAGGAAGATGTCGAGGGGCGGGAAGGGGATGTGCAGGAAGAAGCCGAGGCTGGAGCGGACGCCGCGTGCGCGGAGTTCCTCGGCGACGGTGAAGAGGTGGTAGTCGTGCACCCAGATGAAGTCGTTCTGGCGGGTGTGCTCGGCGATCGCCGCGGCGAACTTCCGGTTGACTTCCCGGTAGATCTCCCAGTACGCGGGATCGAAATCACACATCGACTGCAGGTCGTGGAACAGGGGCCAGATCACCTGGTTCGCCATGCCGGCGTAGAAGCCGTCGATCTCCTCGCTGGTGAGGTCGACCGTCTTCATCGTGTAGCCCGCGCTGCGGGACGCTTCCTCGACGATGGCCGCGATCTCCCCGTTGCCCTGCGCCCCGGGCCAGCCGATCCACATCCCGCCGCGGTCCCGCAGCACGGGGGCGAGGGCCGTCACGAGCCCCCCGGAACCCTCGTGGACGACCCATGCCGTGCCGGTGCGCTCCAGCACGAAGGGGAGCCGGTTCGATATCATCACAACCCGCTTGATGTCGGCGCCCATGGCGTCATCCTTCCGTCTCACGAAGCCATCGTTCCAGGAATGCGAGAAGCCCCTCCGGCGGCGTGATGCGCGCGGCCGCTGCCGTCCGCCGGTTCGTCCGGGAGACGAGGATGCCCGTTCCGCGCCCCCGTATCGCCTCGAAGGCGTCCTCGTCGGTGAGGTCGTCCCCGAGAAAACAGGCGAACGCCTGACGGTTCTCGGCGAGGAGCGTCGAGACGGCGGTTCCCTTGTCGCGTCCGGGCGGGCGTATCTCGATTCCCCCGTCGAAGGGGCGCAAACAAAGGCCTCGCAGGTCGGCGATCCGCCGCCAGGCAGGCTCCACGTCTCGTTGCAGTCGTTCGATCGTTTCGTCGGGCGCGCCGCGCCAGTGCAGCGCGACACCGGCGGGCTTCGTCTCGCAGCGATCGCGGAAACCCGCCTTCCCGGCCGCGTCGAGCGCCTCCTCGAGTCCGGCGGCCGCGCGGGCGTCGAGCGAGGGCGGCTCGTACCTGCCGTCGGCAAGCAGGCGTTCCCATCCGTGGCTTCCCCACACCTCCGGGCGGCGCCCGGTGCCGAGGAGCGACACGAGCGAATCGACGCCGCGTCCCGTGATGACGACGGTGCGGCATCTCCCGGCGGCGAGAAGCCGGTCGATCAGTTCCGTCACGCCTGGCCAGGGAACGGCGCGGTCCCGGTCGACGACGAAGGGAGCGAGGGTGCCGTCGTAGTCGAGCATCAGCAGCCGCCTGTCCGCGCGGGCGAGTTCCGCGAAGAACCGGTCGGGATCGAATGCGGGATCGAGGATATCCATATCATGGGCGCCCGCGGCTGGCGGGCGCCTATTCGAGCACGATACGCTCGCCGGCGCCCCGGATGAGAGTCACCATCGTGGTGAGGTATTCGCGGAGGTGCCGGGTAAGCAGGAAGTTCTCCCTGACGAAACGGTGCGCCTTCCCGCCCATCGCCTCGAGACGGTCGCGGTGGCAGAGGAGATATCTCGCGCGAAGGGCTGCTCCCTCGGGGGTGTTGACGAGGAACCCGGTGTGGTGATCGAAGACCTGGATCCGGATGCCTCCGGTGTCGCCGCCGATCACCGGTTTCCCCTTCCACATCGCCTCGGTCACGGTGAGCCCGAAACCCTCCCTGATCGATTTCTGCAGGACGATGTCCGCGCCGCGCTGTAGCGCGTTGATCTGGCGGTGCGCGTCCGCGGGGAGGACGAGGACGTGGATGTCGGCGTCCCCCTCGGCGGCGGCCCGCACCTCGTCGAGGACCTCCTGCGATTCCGGATCGTCCGTGGCCTCGCCGCCGGCGAGGGCGAGCTGGACGGTCGGCAGGAAATTCTTCGTGAGACGGTAGGCGCGTATCACGCCGACGGGATCCTTGAACCGGTCGTAGCGCGAGACCTGGAGCATCAGGGGGCGCTCGACGTCGATTCCCAGCGAGAGGAGCGTCGTCTGGACCTCCGTGTCCTTCAGGTCGATGTTCTTCTCGGACAGGGGGTCGATGCTCGGAGGGATCAGGTACTCGAGATGCGGGAGGGGCTGCGCGAACGCGGCGAGCGAGAAGACGCTCGCGTCGTAACCGGCGATGAACGGCCGGAGGTACTTCCACACAGAACGGTTCGGGCGGCTCGCGTCGATGTGGCACCGCCAGATCCATTTCCCCGTGCGCGATTCGAAGTGGCGGAGCAGCGGCGCCGGCTGGGGATCGTGGATGAAGACGATGTCCGCCTTCTCGAGGACGGGGCGGAGGGTGTCGGCGTTCGCCGCGTTCACCTCCTCGTAGATCTTCAGCATCCGTTTCGGCACGTCGACGCGATCTCCCTGGAGCGCGTTGTGGAAGCTCTTCGTCACGGAGAAGAAATCCTGGTTCCCCTCGATGACCTCCCACGAGACGTCGATCCCGAGCTCCCGTTTCAGGGGGACGAGCTTCGCGAGGATCTCGGCGACGCCGCCGCCCTTCTTCGTCGAGTTCACGTGAACGACGCGTATGCCCCGCAGGGGCTCGACGAGCTGGTGAAGGTGGTCGATAACGTCCCAGCCGACGATGTCGGCGTATTGTTCGAGCATCGAGGTCATCGCGATCGCTCCCCGAACCGGCCGGCGAAGATGCCGGCGAGCTGCTGGCGCAACTCGGTGAGTGTGCCGAAGTAGGGGTCGACGTTTCCGAGGAGGCCGCAGAGATCGCGGTACCGGTCCTCGAAGCCGTAGAGCCACGAGCTGAAGTCGTCGATGTTGCCGAATGTGCGCCGGCGGGCGTCGATGAAATGGTAGAAGATGCTGCTTCGGCTCATGGACGGGACGACTACGGCGAGTTCCTCCGGCTCGTGGATGACCTTGCGGGTGTCGAAGACGACGATCTGCGAGGTGATGAAATGGAACTCCGCGTCCGGACGCGTCCAGGAAATCGTCTCGATCTCGTCCATGCGGGCCTCGAGGATGTCGACGATCGCCAGGCGGAGTTCCTCCAGGTCGGGAAGCCGCGCCGGGTCGATCGTCCCGAGACGCTCGGCGAGCACCTTGTCGTGCAGGGCGTGCCGGGCCCACGAGGCGAAGTCGTTGTAGTACTCGGGATCGTCGAAGCGGGCCTTGAGCAGTCCGCTCCAGAAGTGGTAGTAGATGCATCCGGAATCTATGTCCCGTACGATATTCCGGAGTTCCTTGAGATTCTGCGCGCGGATCCCCGTCGCGATCGCGGCGAGCGCGCAGTCCTTGATCTCGAAGGAGGCATGTCCGGTGTCCGTCGTATCCATCCGTCAGCTCCTGCTCCGGGGAATGAGGCGGAACGAGCGCGAGGAGATCGAAACCCTTCCGGATCGCCGTCCCGGAACGGGCCCGATACGCCGCAATACTAATGGAAACGCCGGGGGCGTTCAACTATAATAACCCGGTCGCTCGCCGAAACACACGAGGAGGACGTTCATGAAGGGGATCATTCTCGCGGGGGGGCTCGGCACGAGGCTCATGCCGCTGACCCGGATCACCAACAAGCACCTGTTGCCCGTCTACGACAAACCGATGGTCTTCTACCCGATCCAGGCGCTGATAAACGCGGGGATCCGCGACATCCTCATCGTGACCGGCGGGAACAACGCGGGCGATTTCCTCAGGCTCCTCGGGAACGGAAAGGATTTCGGGCTCGAGCACATCGACTACACGTACCAGGAGGGCGAGGGGGGGATCGCCGAGGCGCTCCGTCTCGCCGAGTATTTCGCCGGGGGAGAACGCATCTGCGTCGTCCTTGGCGACAATATCATCGAGAAGAACATCCGCCGCGCCGTCGAATCCTATCTCCGGCAACCCTCCGGGGCGAAGATCCTCCTCAAAGAGGTCCCCGATCCGGAGCGGTTCGGCGTGCCCCTGCTCGACGGCGAACGCGTGGTGCGGATCGAGGAGAAGCCGTCCGAGCCGGCGTCCAGCTACGCGGTGACCGGCATCTACATGTACGACGAGCGCGTCTTCGAGATCATCAAAACCCTCGAGCCGTCCGATCGCGGCGAGCTCGAGATCACTGACGTCAACAACGCCTACATCGAGCGGGGGGAACTCACCTGGGACGTTCTCGACGGATGGTGGACGGACGCGGGCACCTTCGACTCGCTGCTCAAGGCGAACCGGCTCGTCGCCGAGACGGGGGCGAACCTGCTCGATTGATGCCCCGCGACGTTCAGCCGGCGAAGGTCTCCCGGACGTATTCCTCGAGCGCCTCCTGCCAGGGGCGCGGCTCGGGAACGCCGAGAAGGCGGAAGTTGTAGTTGTCGAGCGCTTCCATGCGCGGCCGCGGGGCGGGCATCGCGAAATCCGCGGCACGGCAGGGGACGAGACGGCTGTTCCGGATCCCCGCGGCGTCGAGAATGACGCGCGTCTCGTCGAGACGGCTCGCCACACCCGGATTCACCAGGTGGTAGGTCCCGAAGAGTCCGCTCTCGATGAAGTCGAAGATCGCACGGGCCAGGTCGACGGTATAGGTCGGCGAACCGAAGAGGTCGTCGACGACGCGAAGCTCCTCGCCGGCACGCGCCTTCCGGACGATCTTCGCGACGAACTTCTTGTCCTCCGGCCCGCCGCCGAATACCCAGCACGTGTTGAAGATGAAGAAGCGGTCGAGCAGGCTCCGCACCTCGAGCTCGCCGCGGTGCTTGGAGCGGCCGTAGACGTTGACGGGGGCGGGGTCGTCGTACTCCGTGTACGGCGTCGGCTTGTCGCCGGCGTAGATCGATCCCGTGCTCACGTAGACCATGACCGCGCCGCACCGGCGGCACGCGAGGGAGACGTGGCGGGTGCCGAGGGCGTTCGTCCTGTAGGCCTCGTCGGGGTCGGTTTCGCAGTTGTCGACGTCGGTCATCGCCGCGAGGTGGAGAACGAATCGCGGTTTCGCGCCGCAGATCTCCTCGATGATCGTGTCGAAATCGCGGACGTCCGTCTCGCGCAGGTCCCGCGGGTAGACCTCGTAGCGGCCGGAGAAGAGGGAAACGACCGCCCGCCCGAGCATTCCCCGCGCTCCCGTCACGTATATCCTGTCCATCGATCTCCTCTTTCCGTCAACCGTCCCTGCGGTTCCAGTCGTAGGGGATGTCGCCGCCGTGCGGCGGGTAGCGGAACTCGTCCGGTTCCTCGTAGTCGTACGGCTCGGTGACCGTGTTGATGACGACCGCCTCGGTGTCGCTGATGCACTTGAATCCGTGGCAAACGCCGGGGGGTATCGTCACGCGGACGGGATTGAAGACCCCGGCGAAGAATTCGTTTATCTCGCCATGGGTCGCAGAGTCCTCGCGATCGTCGTAGAGGACGATCTTCATCATCCCGCGGACGACGACCATGTTGTCCCACTGCTTCCGGTGGAAGTGCCATCCCTTCACCACGCCGGGATAGGCGGTGGTCATGTAGACCTGGCCGAACCGGATGAAATCCTCCTCGTCGCAACGCACCATTTCCATCAGACGTCCGCGCTCGTCCGGAATGACGCGCAATCGCTTGACCTTGACACCCTCTATCATGGGTCCTTCCTTTGTTCGTGACAACGGGGACGATGCGCCCGCAATACTAGCCGAACGGCCCGATGCTGTCAACTCGGCGGCCGGCCGGCGGGGAACCCGGTCATCCTCTTTCGCCACCGGCCGCGATGGCGGCAAGGTGCGGTTCGAGGAACCGCGAGAAGACCGAGCGCCACGAGAGGTCGCGGACGGGCGCGGACGGCCGGGTGGGCGAGGCCCGGAAACGCGCGAAGACGGCGGGCAGGTCGGCGGCGCCCTCGACGCGGGCGAATCCCCGCCCCGATTCGACGATGTCCGGCAAGGCGACGATGGGGGTTGCCGCGACGGGAAGCCCGCAGGCGGCCGCCTCGATGACCGAGATGGGGCATTCGAGCGCGCCGCGGGGAGCGAGGACGGGGAAAAGGTAGCAATCGGCGAGCTGGTAGAGCTCGTGCATGTCAGGAAGGTATTCGTCGATCACGATCACCCCGGCGCGGCGGAGCCGTGACGCCCAGCCGGCCTCGGTCCCGCCGGACTTGACGACAGGCAGGATATCCGATCCCCAGTCGCGCCATCGCAGGAAGACCTGCAGGTTGCGGCTCTCCTTCACATGCCCGACATGCAGGACGATCCACCGGTCGGCCGGCAGGTCGTACTTGCGGCGAAGCGCCGCCTTGCGCGCCGGCTCGACGGGGACGAAAACCGCGTCGTCGCACCCGGGCAGGACGACGTCGTTCGGCACGCCGATCCCGTCGAGGGCGCTCCGCAGGCCGGGAACCGGCGTGAAGACCTTTTCAGGCCGGGCGAAACGGGAGATCGTCGCGTGCAGGGCCCCGATACGACGGTCCTGGAGGGCGAAGACGAACAGGGGCGAGCCGGCGGCGGCTCGGAGGAGGAGCCCCCGGATCAAACCGGGCGGCGTGAGCCCGGACGACGGAAGGTAGAGGACGAGATCGAATCGCTCCTGGCGCAGGATTTGAACGAGGCCCCGGGAGAGGAACGTCCGCCGCGAGAGGAGGCGGAGCGAGCGGAACCCGTCTTCCGACTCGCCCAGGGCGTGCACGACGGTCAAATCGTGCCGCGCGGCGAGCCAGCGGCAGAGGTGCCTCGTGAAGACGAGCGATCCCTCCTCGGGAGTCGCGGTGATTTCTTCGCTTGCGAGCAGGATCCTCATGAGCTTTCGATCCCCGCCTGGTCGTTGCCCGACGGCAGACTATCCCGTATGTCGAACCGAATACAACGAAAAAAGACCTCTGGTCGAGGCGGAAGCGCCGTTCGGGCCCGCCGGAAAAAGGGGGATAGCGCCTATAGTGCAAATATGTTATAATCGTTGGGATTGAGTCAGGGGTCAACATCGGGAGCTTGCTGTATGAAGAATATTCCGTTTTTCAGCCTTGCGGAACAGACCCGCGGGATCCGGAGTGAGGTCGACGCGGCGATCGCCGGGGTCGTCGACAACACGGCGTTCGTTCTCGGACCGACGCTCGAGCAATTCGAGAAGGATTTCGCCGCGTATTGCGGCACGACGCACTGCGCGGGGGCGAGTTGCGGGACGACCGCGCTCCAGCTGGCGCTTCTCGCCGCCGGGATCGGTCCCGGCGACGAGGTGATCACCGTCGCGAACACCTTCATCGCGACCGTCGAGGCGATTGCGATGATCGGAGCGAAACCGGTCATCGTCGACGTTCTCGAGAGCACGGCCCTCATCGATCCGGCGCTGATCGAGTCGGCTCTCACGCCGAAGACGAAGGCGATCATACCGGTGCATCTCTTCGGGCAGACATGCGACATGGATGCGATCATGTCGATCGCCGAAGGGAAGGGGATCGTCGTCATCGAGGACTCGTGCCAGGCGCACGGGGCCATGTACCGCGGGCGAAGGGCGGGCTCGCTCGGCCATGCGGGCGCCTTCTCCTTCTATCCGAGCAAGAATCTCGGGGCCTTCGGCGAGGGCGGAGCGATCACGACGAGCGACGAGCGCATCGTCTCCCGCGTGAAGGGGCTGCGGCATCACGGACAGTTCCGGAAGAACGAGCACGCCGAGCTGGGATACAACTACCGGTTGCATTCGCTGCAGGCCGCGATCCTCGGCGTCAAGCTCGCTCATCTCGACGAATGGAACGGCAAGCGGCGCGAGCTCGCCGCCAGGTACCGGGCGGCCCTCGGCGAGGCCGGTTTCTGGATGC is a genomic window containing:
- a CDS encoding glycosyltransferase yields the protein MLPESPADRSTILLFSDAPYAGGAERYLSLLAGGLDRARFDPALVIASRGRLDALRRDAEQAGVAVHETGPVDSARGLSAFRRLTRRLCPAILHLNLPGPFNAACGLVAPVGRLSGARHVVSTEHLPMVPSFARARLLRGIGGRFIERVLTVSEDNRGHLARIHRVDPARVRVVRIGVPDPGPVSPAGLRKQTGIGSSAFVLIAVGALEERKGHRHAIDALGLLPGDVHLFVAGSGEAREKLSARAAAAGVAGRVHFLGQRTDVSSLLADADCLVLSSELEATPYVIVEAMAAGLPVVASGIFGIPELVEEGVTGLLVPPGDPAAIARAIAALAADPAIRRRMGAAARRRYEERFTLERFVAETVAVYRELLDATKGGDA
- a CDS encoding glycosyltransferase, with amino-acid sequence MKILLALSWAPWPVRRGTDRLMMNLAGGLAKGHEVFLVTMALDRAGLREVEDAAQTGVRVRAILAPNRRSALHRAAYRVRNAALRRLARVPRQTLYAAPPAFLDAVRRTARVEAIDAVIASYWHLYRLAGTTGAPIEALLTHDIDFRVHEERIARGLSTLPPGEAERRERIEREAYRRYRRIVTVTPRDAETLKELDETRGATILPLPLAMDLDRFRPGGGRRETDTILLLGSFDADFNRDALSFFARDVLPIVRRTRPTARLLVVGHHANGDLRREAGGGVEFAGGVPDIRLHLASCALMVLPLRFGGGVRIRMMEAAAMGTPVVSTGIGVGGMGLVPGREYLEANDPAAMAEAVVSLLDDGDLAARIGLGARNWAERTISMADYPERLDRMLDRLSENRPGDRA
- a CDS encoding trehalose-6-phosphate synthase; its protein translation is MGADIKRVVMISNRLPFVLERTGTAWVVHEGSGGLVTALAPVLRDRGGMWIGWPGAQGNGEIAAIVEEASRSAGYTMKTVDLTSEEIDGFYAGMANQVIWPLFHDLQSMCDFDPAYWEIYREVNRKFAAAIAEHTRQNDFIWVHDYHLFTVAEELRARGVRSSLGFFLHIPFPPLDIFLKFPWRTELLRAVLDYDLIGFQTLRDRRNFINCVRSLVDGVSVRGAGQVQEIRFGKHRIRVGAFPIGIDYRAFEGIADSRTVADEAWYIHEYIPNGKIILGIDRLDYTKGIPLRLKAFDRFLQSHPEFHRKVTLVQVVVPSRRSIPRYQELKIEIEQLVSDINGRYTSSGWVPIHYIHRPLEKTELFAYYRTAEIALITPIKDGMNLVAKEYCAASIEGKGVLILSEFAGAAAQLQKGAILVNPYHIEEVAAAIHRAFTMPADERKERMQRLRLAVRRYDIFRWTNAFLEAAIGRNLDNFPPVDDYMPRVDVSRRIGN
- the otsB gene encoding trehalose-phosphatase codes for the protein MDILDPAFDPDRFFAELARADRRLLMLDYDGTLAPFVVDRDRAVPWPGVTELIDRLLAAGRCRTVVITGRGVDSLVSLLGTGRRPEVWGSHGWERLLADGRYEPPSLDARAAAGLEEALDAAGKAGFRDRCETKPAGVALHWRGAPDETIERLQRDVEPAWRRIADLRGLCLRPFDGGIEIRPPGRDKGTAVSTLLAENRQAFACFLGDDLTDEDAFEAIRGRGTGILVSRTNRRTAAAARITPPEGLLAFLERWLRETEG
- a CDS encoding glycosyltransferase, with amino-acid sequence MTSMLEQYADIVGWDVIDHLHQLVEPLRGIRVVHVNSTKKGGGVAEILAKLVPLKRELGIDVSWEVIEGNQDFFSVTKSFHNALQGDRVDVPKRMLKIYEEVNAANADTLRPVLEKADIVFIHDPQPAPLLRHFESRTGKWIWRCHIDASRPNRSVWKYLRPFIAGYDASVFSLAAFAQPLPHLEYLIPPSIDPLSEKNIDLKDTEVQTTLLSLGIDVERPLMLQVSRYDRFKDPVGVIRAYRLTKNFLPTVQLALAGGEATDDPESQEVLDEVRAAAEGDADIHVLVLPADAHRQINALQRGADIVLQKSIREGFGLTVTEAMWKGKPVIGGDTGGIRIQVFDHHTGFLVNTPEGAALRARYLLCHRDRLEAMGGKAHRFVRENFLLTRHLREYLTTMVTLIRGAGERIVLE
- a CDS encoding NTP transferase domain-containing protein, which codes for MKGIILAGGLGTRLMPLTRITNKHLLPVYDKPMVFYPIQALINAGIRDILIVTGGNNAGDFLRLLGNGKDFGLEHIDYTYQEGEGGIAEALRLAEYFAGGERICVVLGDNIIEKNIRRAVESYLRQPSGAKILLKEVPDPERFGVPLLDGERVVRIEEKPSEPASSYAVTGIYMYDERVFEIIKTLEPSDRGELEITDVNNAYIERGELTWDVLDGWWTDAGTFDSLLKANRLVAETGANLLD